The following proteins are co-located in the Rheinheimera salexigens genome:
- a CDS encoding thiol:disulfide interchange protein DsbA/DsbL, with the protein MKKLFTILLLSLTLPFAALASEFEQGKHYDVIANPNSSAKPEVVEFFSFYCPHCANFEPIAQQLEQQLPAGSSFTKMHVDFMRAAPAELQNNLARAFLAADRQGKKHQVIDAIFQHIHGKRESFTSPDQIRQVAIDAGADASAYDADINSFAVINAADFMKQQQNKYTAQGVLSGVPMLIVNGKYKINFQHLEGDFAAELTKLVNYLLEK; encoded by the coding sequence ATGAAAAAGCTGTTTACGATATTACTGTTAAGTTTAACCCTTCCTTTCGCGGCTTTAGCCAGTGAGTTTGAGCAAGGCAAGCATTACGATGTGATTGCAAATCCTAACAGCAGTGCCAAACCTGAAGTGGTAGAGTTTTTTTCATTCTATTGCCCACATTGCGCTAACTTTGAACCTATAGCACAACAACTTGAGCAACAATTACCGGCCGGTAGCAGTTTTACTAAAATGCATGTTGATTTTATGCGTGCAGCCCCTGCAGAGTTACAAAACAATTTAGCTCGAGCGTTTTTAGCTGCTGATCGCCAAGGTAAAAAACACCAAGTCATTGACGCTATTTTTCAGCATATTCATGGCAAACGAGAAAGTTTCACCAGCCCAGATCAAATTCGCCAAGTAGCCATAGATGCGGGTGCTGATGCCAGCGCTTATGATGCTGACATTAATAGCTTTGCCGTTATTAATGCCGCCGACTTTATGAAGCAACAGCAAAACAAATATACTGCCCAAGGCGTATTATCCGGCGTACCTATGTTAATTGTTAATGGTAAATACAAAATTAACTTTCAACATTTAGAAGGCGATTTTGCAGCTGAACTCACTAAGTTAGTTAATTATTTACTTGAAAAATAA
- the ccoG gene encoding cytochrome c oxidase accessory protein CcoG, whose protein sequence is MDQQRIDVKNIPAHVEIHKPDPAKATPYSARNRIYVRAVTGIHQAIRRYIGFLSMAAFMILPWIQYQGHQAILLDIGEQKFTLFSLTLWPQDFTILAWIFIISAYALFFITALYGRVWCGYLCPQTVWTFIFIWFEEKIQGTRNQRIMLDREPWTWSKFAKKALTHACWLGFSLLTALIFVGYFTPVWPLFKQFFTFQAGFWAVFFVFLFTFCTYGNAGWMREIMCTHICPYARFQSAMFDKDTFTVSYDEKRGENRGPRARKDKDYKEKGLGDCIDCNLCVHVCPTGIDIRNGLQYECINCGACVDACDDTMDKMGYPRGLISYTTEHSLAGKKTKVMRPKLLGYMLVLAIVTSAFAYTLYSRVPMELNIIRDRGALFRETNEGLIENTFTVIISNKSQQAVDFALSLDSDVKFNWIGLDQVRLNGGETRSVPISLAIDPYSVEQNKIEFKIKVQQMDDTGVKLINKSTFYVGH, encoded by the coding sequence GTGGATCAGCAAAGAATAGATGTTAAAAACATTCCCGCCCATGTTGAGATCCATAAACCTGATCCTGCTAAAGCCACACCTTATAGTGCGAGAAATCGTATTTATGTTCGGGCGGTAACAGGAATACACCAAGCCATTCGCCGTTATATCGGCTTTCTTTCGATGGCCGCGTTTATGATATTGCCGTGGATCCAATACCAAGGCCATCAGGCTATTCTGCTGGATATTGGTGAACAGAAATTTACATTGTTTTCGCTCACCTTATGGCCACAAGACTTTACTATTTTGGCGTGGATTTTTATTATTTCTGCTTATGCACTGTTTTTTATTACCGCCCTTTATGGTCGGGTCTGGTGTGGGTATTTATGCCCACAAACCGTATGGACCTTTATCTTTATTTGGTTTGAAGAAAAAATTCAAGGCACTCGCAACCAGCGGATTATGTTAGATCGTGAGCCGTGGACTTGGTCAAAATTTGCCAAAAAAGCCCTAACCCATGCTTGTTGGCTGGGTTTCTCGTTACTCACGGCCTTAATTTTTGTCGGTTATTTCACGCCAGTATGGCCGTTATTTAAACAGTTTTTTACCTTTCAAGCCGGCTTTTGGGCGGTGTTTTTTGTCTTTCTTTTTACTTTTTGTACATATGGCAATGCCGGTTGGATGCGGGAAATTATGTGTACCCACATTTGCCCGTATGCCCGCTTTCAATCCGCCATGTTTGATAAAGATACTTTTACCGTGAGTTATGATGAAAAAAGAGGCGAAAATCGCGGTCCGCGTGCCCGCAAAGATAAAGATTATAAAGAAAAAGGCTTAGGCGACTGTATCGACTGTAACTTATGTGTCCATGTTTGCCCTACCGGCATCGATATTCGTAACGGCTTGCAATATGAATGCATTAACTGCGGTGCCTGTGTCGATGCTTGTGACGATACTATGGATAAAATGGGCTACCCACGTGGCTTAATCAGTTACACGACTGAACACAGCTTAGCCGGTAAAAAAACTAAAGTGATGCGACCAAAACTACTGGGCTATATGTTAGTGCTAGCTATAGTTACCAGCGCTTTTGCTTATACCTTATATAGCCGCGTGCCCATGGAGTTAAATATTATTCGTGACCGTGGCGCATTATTTCGTGAAACCAACGAAGGCTTAATCGAAAATACTTTTACAGTGATTATTTCTAATAAATCCCAGCAAGCCGTCGACTTTGCATTAAGCCTAGATAGTGACGTTAAGTTTAACTGGATTGGTTTAGATCAAGTAAGGCTAAATGGCGGCGAAACGCGTAGTGTTCCCATTAGCTTAGCTATTGACCCCTATAGCGTAGAACAAAACAAAATTGAGTTTAAAATAAAAGTGCAGCAAATGGATGATACTGGCGTTAAATTGATTAATAAATCGACCTTTTATGTCGGACATTAA
- a CDS encoding cytochrome b: MQWRNSSNQYGLISVVLHWLVAAAVFALFGLGLWMTDLNYYSEWYQSAPALHKSIGVTVFSLMLLRVLWRLFTPTPAALSRHSARVRLLSRLGHGLLYIMVFAVLVSGYLISTADGRGISVFGLFEIPAVLSGLPNQADVAGFVHYYAAWSLVVFAGLHGLAALKHHLFDRDETLKRMLGIAPK; the protein is encoded by the coding sequence ATGCAGTGGCGTAATTCTTCGAACCAATATGGATTAATAAGTGTTGTTTTGCATTGGCTGGTCGCTGCGGCGGTGTTTGCGTTGTTTGGTTTAGGTTTGTGGATGACCGATCTCAATTATTACAGTGAATGGTACCAATCTGCGCCGGCTTTACATAAAAGTATTGGCGTGACAGTTTTTAGCCTGATGCTGCTGCGAGTTTTGTGGCGGTTGTTTACGCCAACGCCGGCGGCTTTAAGCCGTCACTCTGCGCGGGTGCGCTTATTAAGTCGTTTAGGTCACGGTTTACTCTACATCATGGTTTTTGCAGTACTAGTGTCAGGTTATCTTATTTCAACTGCAGATGGACGTGGTATTAGTGTGTTTGGTTTGTTTGAAATTCCTGCGGTGCTGTCAGGGTTACCTAATCAAGCTGATGTTGCAGGATTTGTTCATTATTATGCCGCTTGGAGTTTAGTTGTTTTTGCCGGACTACACGGTTTGGCAGCGCTTAAACATCATCTATTTGATCGAGATGAAACGCTAAAACGTATGTTGGGCATTGCGCCTAAATAA
- a CDS encoding YceI family protein yields MIKKTLAALLLGSVLSSGAAIAADYKIDQEGQHAFVNFKISHLGYSWLYGTFKDFDGTFSYDQNHPEASKVNVTLRTASVDSNHAERDKHIRSADFLNSSKHPKATFTSTKVVSTAEGATDITGDLTLNGVTKSIVIKADFIGMGDDPWGGYRAGFAGTTTLKLTDFNIKTNLGPASETVELTISIEGVRQ; encoded by the coding sequence ATGATTAAAAAAACGCTTGCTGCATTGTTGTTAGGTTCAGTATTAAGTAGTGGAGCTGCAATAGCTGCAGATTATAAAATCGACCAAGAAGGCCAGCATGCCTTTGTTAATTTTAAAATTAGTCACTTAGGTTATAGCTGGTTATACGGCACTTTTAAAGACTTTGATGGTACTTTTAGCTATGACCAAAACCATCCTGAAGCGAGCAAAGTTAATGTCACATTGCGCACCGCCAGTGTAGATAGTAATCATGCTGAACGTGATAAGCATATTCGCAGTGCAGACTTTTTAAATTCGAGCAAGCATCCTAAGGCAACCTTTACTTCAACAAAAGTTGTCAGTACTGCTGAAGGTGCAACCGATATAACGGGCGACTTAACGCTTAACGGCGTAACTAAGAGTATTGTTATTAAAGCTGACTTTATTGGTATGGGTGATGATCCATGGGGTGGTTACCGTGCCGGATTTGCAGGCACGACCACATTAAAATTAACCGATTTTAATATTAAAACAAATTTAGGCCCTGCGTCAGAAACAGTAGAGCTAACCATATCTATTGAAGGTGTACGTCAATAA
- a CDS encoding DUF3010 family protein: MRVCGIEIKANEAIICLMVLKDGLFELPECRQTRFTLSKDADSEQMQHFQFTFAKFIQDYKIEQLVIKERPQKGKFAGGAVGFKIEAALQLIKDCRCSLMSASELKELLKRNPLQIDFKATGLKIFQETAFSTAYAFSLNSLRKI; encoded by the coding sequence ATGCGCGTATGCGGAATAGAAATAAAAGCCAATGAAGCCATTATATGTCTTATGGTTTTAAAAGACGGTTTATTTGAGCTACCAGAATGTCGCCAAACGCGCTTTACCCTGAGTAAAGATGCCGATAGTGAACAGATGCAGCATTTTCAATTTACTTTCGCTAAGTTTATTCAAGACTATAAAATTGAACAATTAGTGATAAAAGAGCGGCCACAAAAAGGCAAGTTTGCCGGTGGTGCTGTAGGCTTTAAAATTGAAGCTGCATTACAGCTGATAAAAGACTGCCGTTGCAGCTTAATGTCAGCTTCTGAATTAAAAGAACTGCTTAAACGTAATCCGCTACAAATTGACTTTAAAGCCACCGGTTTAAAAATCTTTCAAGAAACAGCTTTTTCAACCGCTTATGCTTTTAGCTTAAACTCGCTACGTAAAATATAA
- a CDS encoding DNA topoisomerase III, with the protein MILYIAEKPSLGKAIAAVLPKPQHKDNGFIRLANGDVVSWCIGHLLEQAAPEQYNPDYKRWQAAHLPIIPTDWQLKVKSSAAKQFQILKKLIKQADKIIHAGDPDREGQLLVDQMLAYCGVKGAKLETAQRLLINDLNPDAVKKSLSQLKANKDFVPLSTSALARSRADWLYGLNMTRAYTLQGQKSGYNGVLSVGRVQTPLLGLVVRRDEEIANFISKPFYQVLASLSTQANEQFTALWQPSEACLPYQDEEGRVLVKALAEQVKNKIVNQAAIVSKLEQKDKKLAPPLPYNLSALQIDAAKRYGISAQQTLDACQQLYERHKLITYPRSDCRYLPQAQFNDAAALCQSIAANSQDLTESVANANTSLRSKAWNDSKVSAHHAIIPTAKRQILTKLSLTEQRLYLLIAVQYLAQFYPAYCYAETRVEVTILTGIFRATAKVEQAAGWKQLFRQAATNEIKQANSDEHQISQLPKLTLGQALKCIDATVLEKNTQPAQHFTDASLLAAMTGISRYVQDKDIRKILRDTDGLGTEATRASIIELLFKRQFIQRQGKLILATETGTALINALPLKATLPDMTALWEASLNNISQKQSSYQAFMQPLCDELQQLIADANTIKTMKLPQGTNQGWSKKKASSGKRKPYVRKPSVAKIDTKRN; encoded by the coding sequence ATGATCTTATATATTGCAGAAAAACCCAGTTTAGGTAAAGCTATTGCAGCAGTGCTGCCTAAACCTCAACATAAAGATAACGGTTTTATCCGACTTGCTAATGGCGATGTTGTTAGTTGGTGTATTGGCCATTTATTAGAGCAAGCCGCTCCTGAACAATATAACCCCGATTATAAACGCTGGCAGGCTGCACATTTGCCTATTATTCCGACAGACTGGCAACTTAAAGTTAAATCATCTGCTGCAAAACAGTTTCAGATATTAAAAAAACTGATAAAACAAGCCGATAAAATCATTCATGCCGGCGATCCTGACCGCGAAGGTCAGCTTTTAGTTGATCAAATGTTGGCCTACTGTGGCGTTAAAGGCGCTAAGTTAGAGACAGCTCAACGCTTGCTAATTAACGACTTAAATCCGGATGCGGTTAAAAAGTCATTATCGCAGTTAAAAGCCAATAAAGACTTTGTGCCACTATCAACCTCGGCCTTAGCCCGCAGCCGTGCTGATTGGTTATACGGCTTAAATATGACTCGAGCTTATACCTTGCAGGGGCAAAAATCAGGTTATAACGGAGTATTATCAGTCGGTAGAGTACAAACGCCCTTATTGGGTTTAGTGGTTCGGCGTGACGAAGAAATTGCGAACTTTATCAGTAAACCGTTTTATCAGGTACTTGCTAGCCTTAGCACTCAGGCTAATGAACAATTTACTGCCCTATGGCAGCCAAGCGAGGCTTGCTTACCTTACCAAGATGAGGAGGGCAGAGTGCTAGTAAAAGCGTTAGCAGAACAGGTTAAGAATAAAATTGTTAACCAAGCCGCTATCGTTAGCAAGCTGGAACAAAAAGATAAAAAGCTTGCTCCGCCACTGCCCTATAACTTATCTGCGTTGCAAATTGATGCCGCCAAACGTTATGGTATCAGTGCCCAGCAAACCTTGGATGCCTGCCAACAATTATATGAACGACATAAACTGATTACCTATCCGCGTTCAGATTGCCGTTATTTACCGCAAGCACAATTTAATGATGCTGCCGCTTTGTGTCAAAGCATTGCAGCCAATAGCCAAGACTTAACCGAATCGGTTGCCAATGCCAATACTAGCCTGCGTAGTAAAGCCTGGAATGACAGTAAAGTGTCTGCCCATCACGCGATTATCCCCACTGCGAAACGGCAAATATTAACCAAGCTTAGCTTGACAGAACAACGCTTATATTTATTAATAGCAGTGCAATATTTAGCCCAGTTTTATCCAGCTTATTGCTATGCTGAAACCCGTGTTGAAGTAACAATATTAACCGGTATATTTCGCGCCACGGCTAAAGTAGAGCAAGCCGCAGGTTGGAAGCAGCTATTTCGCCAAGCTGCAACTAATGAGATCAAGCAGGCAAACAGTGACGAGCACCAAATTAGTCAACTACCAAAGCTAACGTTAGGCCAAGCCTTAAAGTGCATTGATGCAACAGTATTAGAAAAAAATACCCAGCCCGCTCAACATTTTACCGATGCCAGCTTATTAGCGGCTATGACCGGCATTAGCCGCTATGTGCAAGATAAAGACATTCGGAAAATATTACGCGACACTGACGGCTTAGGCACTGAAGCTACTCGCGCCAGTATTATTGAGTTGTTATTTAAACGCCAGTTTATTCAGCGCCAAGGAAAACTCATCCTTGCTACTGAAACCGGTACGGCACTGATTAATGCCCTACCTCTTAAAGCGACACTGCCCGATATGACTGCACTGTGGGAAGCCAGCTTAAATAATATCAGCCAAAAACAAAGCAGTTATCAAGCCTTTATGCAGCCCTTATGTGATGAGCTACAGCAGCTAATTGCTGACGCTAATACGATTAAAACCATGAAATTACCGCAAGGAACTAACCAAGGCTGGTCAAAGAAGAAAGCCAGTAGTGGTAAAAGAAAACCTTATGTGCGAAAGCCGTCAGTAGCTAAAATAGATACAAAACGTAATTAA
- a CDS encoding thiol:disulfide interchange protein DsbA/DsbL, with the protein MIKRAAILLLSVLLPLTVQADKFEQGKHYDVIAEQVSARPEVKEYFSFYCGGCNAFEPVAQSIAAKLPNNTEFKKVHVDFIRAASPEIQNMLARAYLVAKNQDKGDEVASAIFNQIHQNRIPFSNENDIRSLVLLHGIDGDTYDKAIKSFSVMGAARQMKKEQDELSKSRVLSGVPMLIVNGKYKINNAALDSRNFQQEMQQLIDYLLEKDQVKS; encoded by the coding sequence ATGATTAAACGCGCAGCGATTTTACTGTTATCGGTCTTGTTACCTTTGACGGTGCAAGCGGATAAGTTTGAACAAGGTAAACATTACGACGTTATTGCTGAACAAGTATCAGCTCGGCCTGAAGTAAAAGAATACTTTTCATTTTATTGCGGTGGCTGTAATGCTTTTGAGCCGGTAGCACAAAGTATTGCCGCTAAATTACCTAACAATACTGAGTTTAAAAAAGTCCATGTCGACTTTATTCGTGCCGCCTCACCTGAAATTCAAAATATGTTAGCTCGCGCTTATTTAGTAGCAAAAAACCAAGATAAAGGCGATGAAGTGGCCTCAGCCATATTTAATCAAATTCATCAAAATCGTATACCTTTCAGCAACGAAAATGATATTCGTAGTTTAGTGTTATTACACGGCATAGATGGCGATACTTACGATAAAGCGATTAAAAGTTTTTCGGTGATGGGTGCTGCCAGACAAATGAAAAAAGAACAAGATGAGCTAAGTAAAAGCCGAGTATTAAGTGGCGTGCCTATGCTTATCGTTAACGGTAAATATAAAATTAATAACGCTGCTTTAGATAGCCGCAACTTTCAACAAGAAATGCAGCAGTTAATCGACTATTTACTAGAAAAAGATCAAGTTAAAAGCTAA
- a CDS encoding peptidylprolyl isomerase produces the protein MINNMFKAVTAAALILGCSAVQATIVEVKTNLGSFEINLFDQSTPVTVENFLTYTNAERFNNTVIHRSVPGFVIQGGGFKFEQQLPLKATTTNAAIVNEPKWSNVRGTIAMAKLGGQPNSATNQWFINLNNNAANLDKQNSGFTVFGQVNAQGMEVIDAMAALARFDFPATQDLPLQNYTTADRDNNKPLVASNFITIESITVVDASPNTDANVTKVPTTASSNNNPAVINSGSTGLISIFALMLLAIRRWGMK, from the coding sequence ATGATTAACAACATGTTCAAAGCTGTAACTGCAGCTGCTTTAATACTAGGTTGTAGCGCGGTGCAAGCAACTATTGTCGAAGTTAAAACCAATTTAGGCAGCTTTGAAATCAACTTATTTGATCAAAGCACGCCGGTAACCGTAGAAAACTTTCTTACCTATACTAATGCCGAGCGCTTTAACAATACGGTAATTCATCGTTCAGTACCTGGCTTTGTCATTCAAGGTGGTGGTTTTAAATTTGAACAGCAACTACCCTTAAAAGCCACTACCACTAATGCAGCTATTGTTAATGAGCCTAAATGGTCAAATGTACGTGGCACTATTGCCATGGCAAAGCTTGGAGGGCAGCCTAATAGCGCGACTAATCAATGGTTTATTAATCTAAACAATAATGCCGCTAATTTAGATAAGCAGAATAGTGGTTTTACGGTGTTTGGCCAAGTTAATGCCCAGGGTATGGAAGTGATTGATGCCATGGCGGCACTAGCTCGGTTTGATTTTCCTGCCACGCAAGACTTACCGTTACAAAACTATACTACTGCGGATCGCGATAACAATAAGCCTTTAGTAGCGAGTAATTTTATTACCATAGAAAGTATTACTGTGGTTGATGCTAGCCCAAATACTGACGCTAATGTGACAAAAGTGCCAACTACCGCATCAAGCAACAATAATCCTGCCGTTATCAACTCAGGTAGCACTGGTTTAATCTCTATATTTGCTTTAATGCTTCTGGCTATTCGTCGCTGGGGTATGAAATAA
- a CDS encoding YajD family HNH nuclease produces the protein MSKSSTGHQAYQQQEQGYRDKALKMYPWVCGRCAREFVHSNLRELTVHHVDHNHSNNPADGSNWELLCIYCHDNEHNKFHEFVMYGGTTEQKVAAATHNPFADLKAMLNKPK, from the coding sequence ATGAGTAAAAGTAGTACCGGTCATCAGGCCTATCAGCAACAAGAGCAAGGTTACCGTGACAAGGCATTAAAAATGTACCCTTGGGTATGTGGCCGTTGTGCCCGCGAATTTGTGCACTCTAATTTACGCGAGCTAACGGTGCATCATGTTGATCATAACCATAGTAATAACCCTGCAGATGGCAGTAACTGGGAATTACTCTGTATTTATTGCCACGATAATGAACACAATAAATTCCACGAGTTCGTTATGTATGGCGGCACCACCGAGCAAAAAGTGGCCGCAGCCACCCACAACCCGTTTGCCGATCTAAAAGCCATGTTGAATAAACCCAAGTAA
- a CDS encoding serine/threonine protein kinase, which yields MSDINSAMATFDFSTLQPELIIDALQHLGLDVSSGLLALNSYENRVYQFSAYQGTAEKPVKFVVKFYRPQRWSLAQLEEEHLFAFELADADVPVVAPLLLHGQSLHSYQGFYFAVYPSRGGRGLETDNDQHLAMLGRFIGRLHQVGKATKFQHRPSFSIESQLLDSQTILLASGFIPNYLQASFTTALQQVIDLVKVQYKPKSLIRLHGDCHAGNLFYVDQGPFFVDLDDCRMGPAIQDLWMMLSGDQRQQRDTLELLLEEYEQHCDFDPAELRLIEPLRAMRMVHYMAWLTKRWQDPAFPMNFPWFNTDKYWEQQCLVLKEQLYLLQQPPLSLVPQY from the coding sequence ATGTCGGACATTAATTCTGCCATGGCGACTTTTGATTTTAGCACCTTACAACCCGAGCTTATTATTGATGCCTTGCAGCACCTAGGTCTCGATGTTAGCTCAGGCTTATTAGCCCTTAACAGCTATGAAAATCGGGTGTATCAATTTAGTGCTTACCAAGGCACTGCTGAAAAACCTGTTAAGTTTGTGGTTAAATTTTATCGGCCACAACGCTGGAGTCTGGCTCAGTTAGAAGAAGAGCATCTATTTGCTTTTGAACTTGCTGACGCAGACGTTCCCGTGGTGGCGCCACTCCTTTTACACGGCCAATCTTTACATAGCTATCAAGGTTTCTACTTTGCTGTTTACCCCAGCCGTGGCGGTAGAGGCTTAGAAACGGATAACGACCAGCACCTAGCTATGCTTGGCCGCTTTATCGGCCGATTACATCAAGTTGGCAAAGCTACAAAATTTCAACATCGGCCCAGCTTTAGCATAGAAAGTCAGCTATTAGACAGCCAAACTATTTTACTAGCCTCGGGATTTATCCCTAACTATTTGCAAGCTTCGTTTACCACTGCCTTACAACAAGTTATTGACCTAGTTAAGGTGCAATATAAGCCTAAATCGTTAATCCGTTTACATGGTGATTGCCACGCCGGTAATTTATTTTATGTTGACCAAGGTCCGTTTTTTGTCGATTTAGATGATTGCCGCATGGGCCCAGCCATCCAAGATTTATGGATGATGCTATCGGGCGATCAACGCCAACAACGCGATACGCTAGAATTATTATTAGAAGAATATGAACAGCATTGCGACTTTGATCCTGCAGAGTTAAGGCTAATAGAACCGCTACGCGCCATGCGCATGGTGCATTATATGGCTTGGTTAACTAAGCGTTGGCAAGATCCTGCCTTTCCAATGAACTTTCCATGGTTTAATACAGACAAATACTGGGAGCAACAATGCTTAGTATTAAAAGAGCAACTGTATTTATTGCAACAGCCGCCGCTTTCACTAGTGCCACAGTACTAA
- a CDS encoding coiled-coil domain-containing protein, whose amino-acid sequence MAQYNDIKKICDDLQKTGQPVSLDYLLTQITGAQASVVVHYQKWRNEQAHKAPETADTAFSSDFITAFQQEAAQFAKQHTDRLNLQLEQAIQAEVNAAEQNQQLQNELFDIQQRKEQLEASVTEQQQKLATQTEKYAALSEQRDQANEKIKQLTEQAATAEQALASEQQQLLQIQQQLADATAIQQQLTDNISQLTSASAEQQEQAEQQQQKQAGIIAELQSSLEAQEELITEAQQQAEQSQQQLTAQQRDSHEVQQQLKHALQHSEQQQLDLQSKLAHSEQELEQAELALKTAEDGKADIEKLQQQAKDNAVKLQQQDNEIIELNGMLTEFESRLQIATKTETQALAQSRRLQQQLEQLQQGGAGSSATDTDNELVEKYQQLQAHFQQLQDNLAAQEQEKSQLVAQHEQVIAQLSARESANSTSNDNNEQLSALQQELSQAQSALKEFEADKIALEAEHDVALAKIEASSSQDHASTADIEKAQQQINHYVNQISTLNAEHDDAKKETKELRATIATLQQQLDKLVQAQQAPDNGPADMQEMLNQLKASNAMLKQQNEMTANHQVEQRETIRQLREELQQHRDKTQDMQLDHDRMLKQKTQLEQQVGFVKDNAAATIERLTRYREQAQEKIEKLEKKLSESKVSDPL is encoded by the coding sequence ATGGCGCAATATAATGATATTAAGAAAATCTGTGATGATCTGCAAAAGACAGGTCAGCCAGTCTCACTAGATTATTTATTGACTCAAATCACCGGCGCGCAAGCCAGTGTGGTGGTACATTATCAAAAGTGGCGCAACGAACAAGCTCATAAAGCCCCTGAAACAGCTGATACTGCTTTTAGCTCAGACTTTATTACTGCCTTTCAACAAGAAGCTGCCCAATTTGCTAAACAGCACACCGACCGTTTAAATTTACAATTAGAACAAGCTATTCAAGCTGAAGTTAATGCCGCAGAACAAAATCAGCAGTTACAAAATGAATTATTTGATATTCAGCAGCGCAAAGAACAATTAGAGGCCAGCGTAACTGAACAGCAGCAAAAGCTAGCCACCCAAACCGAAAAATATGCTGCTTTATCTGAGCAGCGTGATCAGGCTAATGAGAAAATAAAGCAGTTAACAGAGCAAGCTGCTACCGCAGAGCAAGCATTAGCCTCCGAGCAACAACAGCTACTGCAAATACAACAACAACTGGCTGACGCGACAGCAATACAGCAGCAACTTACCGATAATATTAGTCAGCTTACGTCTGCATCAGCTGAGCAACAAGAGCAAGCCGAGCAACAACAACAAAAGCAAGCCGGTATTATTGCTGAGCTACAAAGCAGCTTAGAAGCACAAGAAGAATTAATTACTGAAGCGCAACAACAAGCTGAGCAAAGCCAGCAGCAATTAACAGCGCAGCAACGAGATAGCCATGAAGTACAGCAGCAACTTAAGCATGCATTACAGCATAGCGAGCAGCAACAGCTAGATTTACAAAGTAAACTTGCTCATTCTGAACAAGAATTAGAGCAAGCAGAGCTAGCGTTAAAAACGGCTGAAGATGGCAAAGCCGATATTGAGAAGTTACAACAACAAGCTAAAGACAACGCGGTTAAATTACAGCAACAAGATAATGAAATAATCGAACTCAATGGCATGTTAACTGAGTTTGAAAGTCGCTTACAAATTGCCACTAAAACCGAAACTCAAGCGCTAGCTCAAAGCCGTCGCTTACAGCAGCAGTTAGAACAGTTACAGCAAGGTGGTGCGGGTTCAAGCGCTACAGATACGGATAATGAGCTAGTAGAAAAATACCAACAACTGCAGGCGCATTTTCAACAGCTGCAGGATAATTTAGCCGCACAAGAACAAGAAAAATCACAACTGGTTGCCCAGCATGAACAAGTAATAGCCCAACTTTCTGCAAGAGAATCTGCGAACAGTACGTCAAACGACAACAACGAGCAGTTAAGTGCATTACAACAAGAGTTAAGCCAAGCACAAAGTGCATTAAAAGAATTTGAAGCAGATAAAATTGCCTTAGAGGCTGAGCACGATGTCGCCTTAGCTAAGATAGAGGCCAGTAGTTCGCAAGACCACGCGTCGACTGCTGACATTGAAAAAGCTCAGCAACAAATTAATCATTATGTAAACCAAATTTCGACTTTAAATGCTGAACATGATGATGCAAAAAAAGAAACTAAAGAACTACGAGCGACCATTGCTACATTACAGCAGCAATTAGACAAGTTAGTTCAAGCACAACAAGCACCAGATAATGGTCCTGCCGATATGCAGGAAATGCTAAATCAGCTTAAAGCCAGTAATGCGATGTTAAAACAGCAAAATGAAATGACGGCTAACCATCAAGTTGAACAGCGGGAAACTATTCGTCAATTGCGCGAAGAATTACAACAGCATCGTGATAAAACCCAAGATATGCAATTAGATCATGATCGCATGTTAAAGCAAAAAACTCAGTTAGAGCAGCAAGTAGGCTTTGTTAAAGATAATGCTGCCGCGACTATTGAGCGGTTAACTCGTTATCGTGAGCAAGCCCAAGAGAAAATTGAAAAACTAGAGAAAAAACTTAGCGAAAGCAAAGTGTCCGATCCGCTTTAA